One segment of Fusarium oxysporum f. sp. lycopersici 4287 chromosome 7, whole genome shotgun sequence DNA contains the following:
- a CDS encoding hypothetical protein (At least one base has a quality score < 10), whose protein sequence is MAPTSRIAFLALSFLLSGHFAAAECDISGNYTIIAAPDDQDGVQSCKDVDGSLSLLFDKDPSSWPSDKATVDLGDISSLTGDLVIYPHHDSKKTVVTASSLKTIEGALTIWNTGTGKDHTIEEFDLVFDALEEVGKDYVITEAFAKLSLEHKTDITVGGMARVYDTDVEELELNGVYTVNGDFSIDSNSDMKELDVPALTYANKGLIVKGNNALEKVSFAKLKGVKGNMQFNQNGALQTIYLAALESAATMSITANGNDATVLLPWLSSIGNSTTTATSDFSGLGKIEFSSLRTVNGSLTFESNSFEDLTIPLLKEMNGAIARPLLIHEPPLGVLGEFLSHITASTGIIGLSLQSRSSSREPLGLRASIVEGKYTCVGDHDKKERKPSTGGIEDTEGNPKDYMSSPDDNGGNGGSGGGSSGSGSGSGSGSGNSDGDKGGSKGGLSTGAKAGIGIGVAIIVVLLIVGAVMFWLWRRRQTAAPGEKRLGSSGSGSTKKGIFDGQQMGVQTKIEATNPSPSPSIGTLNFGRNSLIESTGGFTEKSLNAWKTIRRVSVSSGGSSTAKEGTSILKG, encoded by the exons ATGGCTCCGACAAGTCGCATCGCCTTTTTGGCGCTGTCATTCCTCCTTTCAGGCCATTTCGCAGCAGCTG AATGCGACATTTCTGGCAATTACACGATTATCGCTGCACCCGACGACCAAGATGGAGTTCAATCCTGCAAAGATGTCGATGGCTCTTTGTCGCTCCTCTTCGATAAGGATCCCTCTTCCTGGCCATCCGACAAAGCTACGGTAGATCTCGGCGATATTAGTTCACTTACCGGTGACCTTGTCATTTATCCCCACCACGATTCGAAGAAGACGGTTGTCACGGCATCGAGTCTGAAGACAATTGAAGGAGCCCTTACGATATGGAACACAGGAACCGGGAAGGACCACACGATTGAGGAGTTCGACTTGGTATTCGACGCGTTGGAGGAAGTGGGCAAGGATTATGTTATCACGGAAGCTTTTGCCAAGCTCTCACTTGAGCACAAGACGGATATCACGGTGGGAGGTATGGCGAGAGTCTACGATACCGATGtggaggagttggagttgAACGGAGTGTATACCGTCAATGGAGACTTCTCAATCGACTCTAACAGCGATATGAAGGAGCTGGATGTTCCGGCTCTTACCTACGCCAACAAGGGCCTCATCGTCAAGGGCAACAACGCTCTTGAGAAGGTCTCATTTGCAAAGCTGAAGGGTGTCAAAGGAAATATGCAGTTCAACCAGAATGGTGCGCTGCAGACTATTTATCTCGCTGCCCTCGAGTCAGCTGCGACTATGTCTATCACCGCTAACGGAAATGATGCTACCGTACTGCTCCCTTGGCTGTCGTCCATCGGAAACAGCACTACTACTGCGACCTCAGACTTCAGCGGACTTGGCAAGATTGAGTTTTCATCCCTACGCACGGTCAATGGTTCACTGACCTTTGAGTCTAATTCGTTTGAGGATCTCACTATTCCTttgttgaaggagatgaatGGTGCTATTGCTCGACCATTACTCATCCATGAACCTCCCTTAGGCGTCTTGGGAGAATTTCTTTCCCACATCACGGCGTCCACAGG AATTATCGGTCTGTCCCTTCAATCTCGCTCTTCCAGCAGGGAACCTTTGGGTTTGCGGGCG AGCATTGTTGAAGGAAAGTACACTTGTGTCGGAGATCAcgacaagaaggagaggaagcCTAGTACTGGAGGCATTGAGGATACCGAGGGCAACCCTAAGGATTATATGTCATCCCCAGATGACAATGGAGGTAATGGTGGTAGCGGCGGTGGCAGCAGCGGAAGCGGTAGTGGCTCGGGCAGTGGAAGTGGGAATTCTGATGGTGACAAAGGGGGCTCAAAGGGAGGACTTTCAACAGGAGCCAAAGCTGGCATTGGAATTGGTGTCGCCATCATCGTTGTTCTTCTTATCGTCGGCGCCGTAATGTTCTGGCTCTGGCGCCGCCGTCAAACCGCAGCACCCGGCGAAAAGCGCCTCGGCAGCAGTGGCAGCGGCTCAACCAAGAAGGGCATCTTTGATGGGCAGCAAATGGGTGTCCAAACAAAGATTGAAGCCACCAACCCCAGCCCATCTCCTAGCATCGGCACTTTGAATTTCGGTCGCAACTCCCTCATCGAGTCGACTGGCGGCTTTACCGAGAAGAGCCTCAATGCCTGGAAGACGATCCGAAGAGTCAGTGTTTCTTCAGGTGGTTCTTCAACGGCTAAGGAGGGAACTAGTATTCTCAAgggttga